A section of the Agromyces aurantiacus genome encodes:
- a CDS encoding glycoside hydrolase family 43 protein — MGRYRNPILPGCHPDPSICRWGDEFVLVTSTFEMLPGLPVHRSRDLVHWELAGHAVHRPGQLDLSSVPASGGLFAPTVRAHGGRLHVVCTVVGGNGRRGHFLVTASDPAGPWSDPVWFDGIEGIDPSLVFHDGRVWLHGTRLADPGDWPEQTEVWLRELDAATWAPIGDEHVLWRGALLGARWAEGPHLFHRAGRWLLLAAEGGTERDHAIVVAYADEITGPYAGDPGNPRLTHRDLGSRAELVDVGHADLVDDDDGRTWAVLLATRLVEGRRSLLARQTCLVPVEWEDGRPVFAPGVGRVALEVESEGVPEIATPPADGVSLGAAVQGSGTEWLDPEWNAVRRLPEEVVEFDGDGAVLLAGGCPPDRVGGLGFLGARLPGLRSLVRMRFSIERAHAGFAAGLMLRHSEAAHLTLLVEDGADARRIVTTVRSADGATRAIETAAPGDGGVVELRIEVDGFTATGTARVGDAPEIAIGTAEVWALGPDAAGGFLGVWAGALAVGDGVIRIDELEVRPLD, encoded by the coding sequence GTGGGCCGCTATCGCAATCCGATCCTGCCGGGTTGCCACCCCGACCCGAGCATCTGCCGGTGGGGCGACGAGTTCGTGCTCGTCACGAGCACCTTCGAGATGCTGCCCGGGCTCCCGGTGCACCGGTCGCGCGACCTCGTGCACTGGGAGCTCGCGGGGCACGCCGTCCACCGGCCCGGGCAGCTCGACCTCTCGAGCGTGCCCGCATCGGGCGGGCTCTTCGCGCCGACCGTCCGCGCGCACGGCGGACGCCTCCACGTCGTGTGCACGGTCGTCGGCGGGAACGGGCGCCGCGGGCATTTCCTCGTGACGGCGTCCGATCCGGCCGGGCCCTGGTCCGATCCGGTGTGGTTCGACGGGATCGAGGGCATCGATCCGTCCCTCGTGTTCCACGACGGCCGCGTGTGGCTGCACGGCACGCGGCTCGCCGACCCCGGCGACTGGCCCGAGCAGACCGAGGTGTGGCTGCGCGAGCTGGATGCCGCGACCTGGGCGCCGATCGGCGACGAGCACGTGCTGTGGCGCGGCGCGCTCCTCGGTGCACGCTGGGCCGAGGGCCCGCACCTCTTCCATCGCGCCGGCCGCTGGCTGCTGCTCGCGGCGGAGGGCGGCACCGAGCGCGACCACGCGATCGTCGTGGCGTACGCCGACGAGATCACCGGGCCCTATGCGGGCGACCCCGGCAATCCCAGGCTCACGCACCGCGATCTCGGCTCGCGCGCCGAGCTCGTCGACGTCGGGCACGCCGACCTGGTCGACGACGACGACGGCCGCACCTGGGCGGTGCTGCTCGCCACGCGTCTGGTCGAGGGTCGCCGGAGCCTCCTCGCCCGCCAGACCTGCCTCGTGCCGGTCGAGTGGGAGGACGGGCGACCGGTCTTCGCGCCCGGCGTCGGGCGCGTGGCGCTCGAGGTCGAGTCCGAGGGCGTGCCGGAGATCGCGACGCCACCGGCCGACGGGGTCTCGCTCGGGGCGGCTGTCCAGGGTTCGGGCACCGAGTGGCTCGATCCCGAATGGAACGCGGTGCGCCGGCTGCCCGAGGAGGTCGTCGAGTTCGATGGCGACGGTGCCGTGCTCCTCGCCGGCGGCTGCCCGCCCGACCGCGTCGGAGGGCTGGGATTCCTGGGCGCCCGACTGCCCGGGCTCCGCTCGCTCGTGCGGATGCGGTTCTCGATCGAGCGCGCCCACGCCGGGTTCGCGGCCGGGCTGATGCTCCGCCACTCCGAGGCCGCGCACCTGACCCTGCTCGTGGAGGACGGCGCGGACGCGCGGCGGATCGTCACGACCGTGCGGTCGGCCGACGGCGCGACGCGCGCGATCGAGACGGCCGCGCCGGGCGACGGCGGCGTCGTCGAGCTGCGCATCGAGGTCGACGGGTTCACGGCCACGGGTACCGCGCGGGTGGGTGACGCACCCGAGATCGCAATCGGCACGGCGGAGGTCTGGGCCCTCGGGCCGGATGCCGCGGGCGGTTTCCTCGGCGTCTGGGCCGGTGCGCTCGCGGTCGGCGACGGCGTCATCCGCATCGACGAGCTCGAGGTGCGCCCGCTCGACTGA
- a CDS encoding carbohydrate ABC transporter permease has protein sequence MSVRTSSPSVGRAPANGDRAGDELSSPAPRRAAAPAASTRRRRAADWRQVMEIAVLVGPALVIFLAFVIFPVVMAGYYGFFRWKGFGPPTDFIGLQNYVTIVQDPTFHEALWHNLVIVVMSLVLQGPLALLLALLLNRPMRGQSAIRVLIFVPYVIAEVVVGTGWSLMLQSNGALNGLLEKVGLGALAQDWLSNPDLAIWTLLGIITWKYVGFAVILFLAGLQGIPQELTEAAQIDGASYWQIQRRITLPLLGPTLRIWAFLSIIGSLQLFDLVYIIWGQYIASTAGTSTMATYMVANGRNAGNYGYGSAVAVVLFLISLVVALVYQRFVLRRDTAGALTERSDR, from the coding sequence ATGAGCGTTCGCACCAGCTCCCCTTCCGTGGGGCGAGCCCCGGCGAACGGCGACCGGGCCGGGGACGAGCTGTCGTCCCCGGCCCCTCGCCGAGCCGCCGCGCCGGCGGCCTCGACCCGGCGGCGCCGGGCGGCCGACTGGCGCCAGGTCATGGAGATCGCCGTGCTCGTCGGCCCGGCCCTCGTGATCTTCCTCGCCTTCGTCATCTTCCCCGTGGTCATGGCGGGGTACTACGGCTTCTTCCGCTGGAAGGGCTTCGGCCCGCCGACCGACTTCATCGGGCTGCAGAACTACGTCACGATCGTGCAGGACCCGACCTTCCACGAGGCGCTCTGGCACAACCTCGTGATCGTCGTGATGTCGCTCGTCCTGCAGGGGCCGCTCGCGCTGCTGCTCGCGCTGCTGCTCAACCGCCCCATGCGCGGGCAGTCGGCGATCCGGGTGCTCATCTTCGTGCCCTATGTCATCGCCGAGGTCGTCGTGGGCACCGGCTGGAGCCTCATGCTCCAGAGCAACGGCGCGCTGAACGGCCTCCTCGAGAAGGTCGGCCTGGGAGCCCTCGCGCAGGACTGGCTCTCCAACCCCGACCTCGCCATCTGGACCCTGCTCGGCATCATCACCTGGAAGTACGTCGGCTTCGCCGTCATCCTGTTCCTCGCCGGCCTCCAGGGCATCCCGCAGGAGCTCACCGAGGCCGCGCAGATCGACGGCGCGTCCTACTGGCAGATCCAGCGCCGGATCACGCTGCCGCTCCTGGGCCCGACCCTGCGCATCTGGGCGTTCCTGTCGATCATCGGATCGCTGCAGCTCTTCGACCTCGTCTACATCATCTGGGGCCAGTACATCGCCTCGACCGCGGGCACCTCGACCATGGCGACCTACATGGTCGCCAACGGCCGCAACGCGGGCAACTACGGCTACGGCAGCGCCGTGGCGGTCGTGCTGTTCCTCATCTCACTCGTCGTCGCCCTCGTCTACCAGCGCTTCGTGCTGCGCCGGGACACCGCGGGCGCCCTCACCGAACGGAGCGATCGATGA
- a CDS encoding extracellular solute-binding protein: MNRRSITRLVTLGAVAAVALGTVTGCSTGDSGSEDGSVELTFWHNSTTGPGKAYWEETATAFEAEHPGVDITIQSVQNEDMDGKLQTALNSGDAPDIFMARGGGKLAAVVEAGQAQDLTDALSDDTKTALGEGSLAAFSVDGKIYGVPSSVLPGGIYYSKDLFEQAGITETPTTFDELGDAVDKLKASGIAPIALGAKDAWPAAHWYYFFALRECSQDVMAELATEPSFSDECFLRAGEDLQEFAATEPFNDGFLTTSAQQGAGSSAGLVANHKAAMELMGAWDPGVIASLTPDEQPLADLGWFPFPAVDGGDGGEGAMMGGVDGYSCYVDAPKECAEFLEFASQKAQQEAYAEAFVTLPANKDAQGVVTDPALQEVLASYNDAPYVSVWLDTLLGQNVGNALNVGVVDLLAGKGDPQGIVDAVEDAIKKG, from the coding sequence ATGAACAGACGCAGCATCACGCGGCTCGTGACGCTCGGCGCCGTGGCCGCCGTGGCCCTGGGCACCGTGACGGGGTGCAGCACGGGAGACAGTGGCTCGGAGGACGGCTCGGTCGAGCTCACCTTCTGGCACAACTCCACCACCGGCCCCGGCAAGGCGTACTGGGAGGAGACGGCCACGGCGTTCGAAGCCGAGCACCCGGGCGTCGACATCACGATCCAGTCCGTGCAGAACGAGGACATGGACGGCAAGCTCCAGACCGCGCTGAACTCCGGCGACGCGCCCGACATCTTCATGGCCCGCGGCGGCGGCAAGCTCGCCGCCGTCGTCGAGGCCGGCCAGGCGCAGGACCTGACCGACGCGCTCTCGGACGACACCAAGACCGCGCTCGGCGAGGGCTCGCTCGCCGCCTTCTCGGTCGACGGCAAGATCTACGGCGTGCCGTCCTCGGTGCTGCCCGGCGGCATCTACTACAGCAAGGACCTCTTCGAGCAGGCGGGCATCACCGAGACGCCCACCACGTTCGACGAGCTGGGCGACGCCGTCGACAAGCTCAAGGCCAGCGGGATCGCGCCCATCGCCCTGGGCGCCAAGGACGCCTGGCCCGCCGCCCACTGGTACTACTTCTTCGCCCTGCGCGAGTGCTCGCAGGACGTCATGGCCGAGCTCGCGACCGAGCCGAGCTTCTCCGACGAGTGCTTCCTGCGCGCCGGCGAGGACCTCCAGGAGTTCGCCGCGACCGAGCCGTTCAACGACGGCTTCCTCACCACGTCGGCCCAGCAGGGCGCCGGGTCCTCGGCCGGCCTGGTCGCCAACCACAAGGCCGCGATGGAGCTCATGGGCGCGTGGGATCCGGGCGTGATCGCCTCGCTCACGCCCGACGAGCAGCCGCTCGCCGACCTCGGCTGGTTCCCCTTCCCGGCCGTGGACGGGGGCGACGGCGGCGAGGGCGCCATGATGGGCGGCGTCGACGGCTACAGCTGCTATGTCGATGCGCCGAAGGAGTGCGCCGAGTTCCTCGAGTTCGCCTCGCAGAAGGCGCAGCAGGAGGCGTACGCCGAGGCGTTCGTCACGCTGCCGGCCAACAAGGACGCGCAGGGCGTCGTGACCGACCCCGCGCTGCAGGAGGTGCTCGCCTCCTACAACGACGCGCCCTACGTCTCGGTGTGGCTCGACACGCTGCTCGGCCAGAACGTCGGCAACGCGCTGAACGTCGGCGTCGTCGACCTGCTCGCCGGCAAGGGCGACCCGCAGGGCATCGTCGACGCCGTCGAAGACGCCATCAAGAAGGGCTGA
- a CDS encoding carbohydrate ABC transporter permease: protein MTASSIAIPRAARARGTDRLPWGSPAIYFVALVVIGLMLAPILYIIIGGFRTNSQITADPSGMPSPWVTENYLGVLGSTTFWGEVGNSTIAAVVTTIGVVALGLMASYVLARYRFRARGVLYAIFAAGLMFPMTVAITPLYIVVRNLGLMNSMTGLILPQIAFALPTTIIILVPFLRAIPDEIEEAAAIDGASRLGFFWRMVVPLALPGVITVGILAFIASWNSYLLPLFILNNEESFTLPLGVQAFASQYSVDTAKVLAFTSLSMIPALVFFSIFERRIVGGLTGAVKG, encoded by the coding sequence ATGACCGCGTCGTCCATCGCCATCCCGCGAGCCGCCCGAGCCCGCGGCACCGACCGGCTGCCGTGGGGCAGCCCCGCGATCTACTTCGTCGCCCTCGTGGTGATCGGCCTGATGCTGGCGCCGATCCTCTACATCATCATCGGCGGCTTCCGGACCAACTCCCAGATCACGGCCGACCCGTCGGGGATGCCGTCGCCGTGGGTGACCGAGAACTACCTCGGCGTGCTCGGCAGCACGACCTTCTGGGGCGAGGTGGGCAACTCCACCATCGCCGCCGTGGTGACGACGATCGGCGTCGTCGCGCTCGGGCTCATGGCCAGCTACGTGCTCGCGCGCTACCGCTTCCGGGCGCGCGGGGTGCTCTACGCGATCTTCGCCGCCGGGCTCATGTTCCCGATGACGGTCGCGATCACGCCGCTGTACATCGTGGTGCGCAACCTCGGCCTGATGAACTCGATGACGGGCCTCATCCTGCCGCAGATCGCGTTCGCGCTCCCCACGACGATCATCATCCTCGTGCCGTTCCTGCGCGCCATCCCCGACGAGATCGAGGAGGCCGCCGCGATCGACGGCGCGTCGCGGCTCGGCTTCTTCTGGCGCATGGTGGTGCCGCTGGCCCTGCCGGGCGTCATCACGGTGGGCATCCTCGCGTTCATCGCGAGCTGGAACAGCTACCTCCTGCCGCTGTTCATCCTGAACAACGAGGAGTCGTTCACCCTGCCGCTCGGCGTCCAGGCCTTCGCGTCGCAGTACTCGGTCGACACCGCCAAGGTGCTCGCGTTCACGTCGCTGTCGATGATCCCGGCGCTGGTCTTCTTCAGCATCTTCGAGCGCCGCATCGTCGGCGGCCTCACCGGGGCGGTGAAGGGATGA
- a CDS encoding ROK family protein — MADRLGSFDGVHRRNLARVLGLVHLEGPLSRARLTSLTGLNRSTIAALAGELVEIGLVEERAPDPTNRVGRPSPVVAPDVRVVAIAVNPEVDAVTIAAVGLNGRIAARERIEVDHLVTPEETARLTADAIARWRAASLRSARFAGVGLAVPGLVRASDGLVRFAPHLEWREAPIRAFVEEATGLPTAVGNDASLGAIAEHLFGAGRGVDDLVYLNGGASGIGGGLIVHGRAVGGTSGYAGEFGQNRPGIASADDRRAAGGVLEDEVSRTRLLEAVGLRAADEPTLAAAIRSALDGADAATVAAELDRQRRILATALANAVNVLNPSLVILGGFLATLADLDPEALRAAMAAQAMPAAVEDVEVRVAALGEDRLMIGAAEAAFAGLLADPLAAAG; from the coding sequence GTGGCAGACCGGCTCGGCAGTTTCGACGGCGTGCATCGACGCAATCTCGCGCGCGTGCTCGGCCTCGTGCACCTCGAAGGGCCGCTGTCGCGCGCCCGGCTGACCTCGCTCACGGGGCTCAACCGCTCGACGATCGCCGCGCTCGCGGGCGAGCTCGTCGAGATCGGCCTCGTCGAGGAGCGCGCTCCCGACCCGACCAACCGCGTGGGTCGCCCCTCGCCGGTGGTCGCCCCCGACGTCCGCGTGGTCGCGATCGCCGTGAACCCCGAGGTCGACGCGGTCACGATCGCCGCCGTCGGGCTCAACGGACGGATCGCGGCGCGCGAGCGCATCGAGGTCGACCACCTCGTCACGCCCGAGGAGACCGCGAGGCTCACGGCCGACGCGATCGCGCGCTGGCGCGCGGCGTCGCTCCGCAGCGCCCGGTTCGCCGGCGTCGGGCTCGCCGTGCCGGGACTCGTCCGCGCCTCCGACGGGCTCGTGCGCTTCGCGCCCCACCTCGAGTGGCGCGAGGCGCCGATCCGGGCATTCGTCGAGGAGGCGACCGGGCTGCCCACCGCCGTCGGCAACGATGCGAGCCTCGGCGCGATCGCCGAGCACCTCTTCGGCGCGGGCCGAGGCGTCGACGACCTCGTCTACCTCAACGGCGGCGCGAGCGGCATCGGCGGCGGCCTCATCGTGCACGGCCGCGCGGTCGGCGGCACGAGCGGGTACGCGGGGGAGTTCGGACAGAACCGACCCGGCATCGCGTCGGCCGACGATCGCCGCGCCGCGGGCGGCGTGCTCGAGGACGAGGTCAGTCGCACGCGCCTGCTCGAGGCGGTCGGGCTGCGCGCGGCCGACGAGCCGACGCTCGCCGCCGCCATCCGCTCGGCGCTCGACGGCGCGGATGCCGCGACCGTCGCCGCGGAGCTCGACCGCCAGCGCCGCATCCTCGCCACCGCGCTCGCCAATGCCGTCAACGTGCTGAACCCCTCGCTCGTGATCCTGGGCGGCTTCCTCGCCACGCTCGCCGACCTCGACCCCGAGGCGCTCCGTGCCGCCATGGCCGCCCAGGCCATGCCCGCCGCGGTCGAGGACGTCGAGGTGCGCGTCGCCGCGCTCGGCGAGGACCGCCTGATGATCGGTGCGGCCGAGGCCGCGTTCGCCGGCCTCCTGGCGGATCCGCTCGCCGCGGCCGGCTGA
- a CDS encoding MarR family winged helix-turn-helix transcriptional regulator, producing MGKRRPSAAEQHRRAVAAYVAAGGEESVQRVITAIGSLSRKLDQWYARQLADLGVTAGEWAVIAALAKSDSALTPSQLADLTNVAPSSMTHRLDKLAERGFIERTPDAENRTRIQVGLTQDGWEFFSVAIRGSDVVESDVLQDLSDGDRAELARLLEVVIARLDDVDA from the coding sequence ATGGGGAAGCGGAGGCCGAGCGCGGCCGAGCAGCACCGGCGGGCCGTCGCCGCCTACGTCGCGGCGGGCGGCGAGGAGTCGGTGCAGCGCGTGATCACCGCGATCGGGAGCCTCTCGCGCAAGCTCGACCAGTGGTACGCCCGGCAGCTCGCCGACCTCGGCGTCACGGCGGGGGAGTGGGCCGTCATCGCCGCACTCGCCAAGTCGGACTCGGCGCTCACCCCGAGCCAGCTCGCCGACCTCACCAACGTCGCGCCGTCGTCGATGACGCATCGGCTCGACAAGCTCGCCGAGCGCGGATTCATCGAGCGCACGCCCGACGCCGAGAACCGCACGCGCATCCAGGTCGGCCTCACCCAGGACGGGTGGGAGTTCTTCAGCGTCGCGATCCGCGGATCCGACGTGGTCGAGTCGGACGTGCTGCAGGACCTGAGCGACGGCGACCGGGCCGAGCTCGCACGCCTCCTCGAGGTCGTGATCGCACGGCTCGACGACGTCGACGCGTAG
- a CDS encoding RidA family protein — MTLVTPVDPEQLHRSPAFAQGMLAPAGPTLYVGGQNGTDASGTLLEGLGPQTEQALRNVLAVLDAAGTGPEHVAKLTIYLAPDIDPSEAYAATGSVWGGQRTAVTVLAVAPARPGALVEIEAIAAVPAEVG, encoded by the coding sequence ATGACGCTCGTGACACCGGTCGACCCGGAGCAGCTCCACCGAAGCCCCGCCTTCGCGCAGGGCATGCTGGCGCCGGCGGGCCCCACGCTCTACGTCGGCGGCCAGAACGGCACGGATGCCTCGGGCACCCTGCTCGAGGGCCTGGGCCCGCAGACCGAACAGGCGCTCCGCAACGTGCTCGCGGTGCTCGACGCGGCCGGCACCGGCCCCGAGCACGTCGCCAAGCTCACGATCTATCTCGCGCCCGACATCGATCCGAGCGAGGCGTATGCGGCGACCGGCTCGGTGTGGGGCGGGCAGCGCACCGCCGTGACCGTGCTCGCCGTCGCACCGGCGCGACCGGGCGCGCTCGTCGAGATCGAGGCGATCGCCGCGGTGCCAGCCGAGGTCGGGTAG
- a CDS encoding beta-glucosidase family protein — MTEQLAIAGTADDAPATPWRDASLPVAERVAALIERMSLDEKLAQLYGVWVGASDEGGDVAPHQHDLNDDVDLDALLPAGLGQLTRPFGTAPIDAAVGALSLARAQERIAASNRFGIPALAHEECLAGFAAWGATAYPVPLSWGASFDPELVERMARRIGEDMRSVGVHQGLAPVLDVVRDPRWGRVEETIGEDPYLVATVGTAYVRGLEASGVVSTLKHFVGYSASRAGRNLAPVSAGPREVADVLLPPFEMAVREGGARSVMNAYTDLDGVPTAGDRRILTELLRETWGFDGTVVADYFAVAFLKLLHGTAGTWAEAAGQALEAGIDVELPTVKAFGEPLRRAIEAGELDVALVDVALGRVLRQKAELGLLDAEWSPVPEALVGATRSDAEALRGTVDLDPPENRALAARLAEESVVLVANHGVLPLGAGAAAPRRIAVIGPNADDPYAMLGCYSFPTHVVSQHPGVAMGIRIPTLLEAIRAEFSDAEVVHETGTSVDGGETDGIPAAARAAASADVVVLALGDRAGLFGRGTSGEGCDVATLDLPGAQATLVDAVLDSGTPTVVTMLSGRPYWLGRAAGEAAAIVQAFFAGEEGATAIAGVLSGRVNPSGRLPIGIPASPGGQPATYLAAPLAQASDVSNLDPTPAFPFGHGLGYSEFVWESFAGDDDVVDTAGEATVRLRLRNAGERAAVEVVQLYLHDPVASVVRPVQRLVAYARVPLAPGESVEVAFAVPADLAAFTGRDGDRIVEPGELVLSAGRSSGDLVFSHALRLTGRVRRVDHTRRLHADVTVAPLPDAAAVPARNA; from the coding sequence ATGACCGAGCAGCTCGCCATCGCCGGCACCGCGGATGACGCGCCCGCCACGCCCTGGCGCGACGCGTCGCTGCCCGTGGCCGAGCGGGTCGCGGCCCTGATCGAGCGGATGTCGCTCGACGAGAAGCTCGCGCAGCTCTACGGCGTCTGGGTCGGCGCCTCCGACGAGGGCGGCGACGTCGCCCCGCACCAGCACGACCTGAACGACGACGTCGACCTCGACGCGCTGCTGCCCGCGGGGCTCGGCCAGCTCACCCGGCCGTTCGGCACGGCGCCGATCGACGCCGCCGTGGGTGCCCTCTCGCTCGCCCGCGCGCAGGAGCGCATCGCGGCCTCGAACCGCTTCGGCATCCCGGCGCTCGCGCACGAGGAGTGCCTCGCGGGCTTCGCGGCGTGGGGCGCGACCGCCTACCCGGTCCCGCTGTCCTGGGGCGCGTCGTTCGACCCCGAGCTGGTCGAGCGGATGGCGCGCCGCATCGGCGAGGACATGCGCTCGGTCGGCGTGCACCAAGGGCTCGCCCCCGTGCTCGACGTCGTCCGCGACCCGCGCTGGGGCCGGGTCGAGGAGACGATCGGCGAGGACCCGTACCTCGTCGCCACCGTGGGCACCGCGTACGTGCGCGGGCTCGAGGCCTCCGGCGTCGTGTCGACCCTGAAGCACTTCGTCGGCTACTCGGCCTCGCGTGCGGGGCGCAACCTCGCGCCGGTCTCGGCCGGGCCTCGCGAGGTCGCCGACGTGCTGCTGCCGCCGTTCGAGATGGCCGTCCGCGAGGGCGGTGCGCGCAGCGTCATGAACGCGTACACCGACCTCGATGGCGTACCGACCGCCGGCGACCGCCGGATCCTCACCGAGCTGCTCCGGGAGACCTGGGGCTTCGACGGCACGGTCGTGGCCGACTACTTCGCGGTCGCGTTCCTCAAGCTGCTGCACGGCACCGCCGGCACGTGGGCCGAGGCGGCCGGGCAGGCGCTCGAGGCCGGCATCGACGTCGAGCTGCCGACGGTGAAGGCGTTCGGCGAGCCGCTGCGCCGCGCGATCGAGGCGGGCGAGCTGGATGTCGCGCTCGTCGACGTGGCGCTCGGGCGCGTGCTGCGCCAGAAGGCGGAACTCGGCCTCCTCGACGCCGAGTGGTCGCCCGTGCCCGAGGCGCTCGTCGGCGCGACGCGCTCCGACGCGGAGGCCCTGCGCGGCACCGTCGACCTCGACCCGCCCGAGAACCGGGCCCTCGCCGCGCGGCTCGCCGAGGAGTCGGTCGTGCTCGTCGCGAACCACGGCGTCCTGCCGCTCGGCGCCGGAGCCGCGGCGCCGAGGCGCATCGCGGTGATCGGCCCGAACGCCGATGACCCCTACGCGATGCTCGGCTGCTACTCGTTCCCGACGCACGTCGTGTCGCAGCATCCGGGCGTCGCGATGGGCATCCGCATCCCGACCCTGCTCGAGGCGATCCGCGCCGAGTTCTCCGACGCCGAGGTCGTGCACGAGACGGGCACGAGCGTGGACGGCGGCGAGACCGACGGCATCCCGGCCGCGGCGCGCGCCGCGGCATCCGCCGACGTCGTCGTGCTCGCGCTCGGCGACCGGGCCGGGCTGTTCGGGCGCGGCACGAGCGGCGAGGGCTGCGACGTGGCCACGCTCGACCTGCCGGGCGCGCAGGCGACGCTCGTCGATGCGGTGCTCGACAGCGGCACGCCGACGGTCGTCACCATGCTCTCGGGCCGGCCGTACTGGCTCGGCCGGGCCGCCGGCGAGGCCGCCGCGATCGTCCAGGCGTTCTTCGCGGGCGAGGAGGGCGCGACCGCGATCGCCGGCGTGCTGAGCGGGCGCGTGAACCCGAGCGGCCGGCTGCCGATCGGCATCCCGGCGTCGCCCGGCGGGCAGCCCGCGACCTACCTCGCGGCCCCGCTCGCGCAGGCGTCGGACGTGTCGAACCTCGACCCGACCCCGGCCTTCCCGTTCGGGCACGGGCTCGGGTACAGCGAGTTCGTGTGGGAGTCGTTCGCGGGCGACGACGACGTGGTCGACACCGCCGGCGAGGCGACCGTGCGGCTGCGGCTGCGCAACGCGGGCGAGCGCGCGGCCGTCGAGGTCGTGCAGCTCTACCTGCACGACCCGGTCGCCTCGGTGGTGCGGCCGGTGCAACGACTCGTCGCGTACGCGCGCGTGCCGCTCGCGCCGGGCGAGTCGGTGGAGGTCGCGTTCGCGGTTCCCGCCGACCTGGCCGCGTTCACCGGACGCGACGGCGATCGCATCGTGGAGCCGGGCGAGCTGGTGCTGAGCGCCGGTCGCTCGAGCGGCGACCTCGTCTTCTCGCACGCGCTGCGGCTGACGGGGCGCGTGCGTCGGGTGGACCACACCCGGCGACTGCACGCCGACGTGACCGTCGCGCCGCTGCCGGATGCCGCGGCAGTTCCCGCCCGGAACGCGTAG